The following DNA comes from Paenibacillus crassostreae.
CTCGACAGCAATTTGCATGCTCATTACAGGACCATCTTTACCGTTGTATACGATACAGAAGATTTGATTAAGGAAAGGATCAAGCCCTGTTCTAACACAAGTCTGCATGAAGAGAGAGAACTGTTCGTTGCTTGTACCTTTTGCAATAGTGGACTTCAAAGTATCTAAATGTTTCTGAGTAAAGTTACCGACAACAACTTCTTCGTTGATTGCTTGAATCTGTGTATTTGTTTTAGTCATTTGAATGATTGCCTCCTATAAATGAATGATTTTAGTAGAGCTGGTAAAGCGGTGTACCAGATGAAGCTCGTCCGTTGGCGACTTACATACTAGCCAGTTATCAGGATTGAATCCTGCGTCCTTGATTACCATCTTTTGGCGGAGTGTTGGGTTTTTACCGTTCTTCATATGAATTCCAGCGGAACATTCGTTTGAGCACAATATTCCATCCCTTCTATAAGAAGTTCCGCCTGAGCCTTGTCGTAGTCATCAGGTGCGTTCCAATTCGCGATAATTTCTTTCAACCTCGGAGCAATTGAGCGACACTGATCAGGAGTCAGTCCACCGTCACAGTCAGAGTGATTCAGCAATGGAACAACTGGATCAGTAACCCAATCCCAACCGATCCCTGAGTTGTCAGTTAACGAAGCGAATCCTGACATCTTATCGAGATCGATCCCGATAGTTTCCGCAACCCTTACTCTAAATCTGTAGAAACCACTGTAACTCCAATGTGCACCACCCTTGTTGAAATCAAGTCCCATACCTAATTACCTCCCTGTGCATAGAACTTTTGAAATACCGGGGACTTTCTACGCTC
Coding sequences within:
- a CDS encoding DUF6906 family protein; amino-acid sequence: MKNGKNPTLRQKMVIKDAGFNPDNWLVCKSPTDELHLVHRFTSSTKIIHL